The genome window tgACAGAATTTTTACGTTATAGTGCAAGCATTAATGGCCATAAAAGCCTCATTGGTTGATCCTCATGGTGTTCTTGATAACTGGGATGCTGATGCTGTTGATCCTTGTAGCTGGACAATGATTACATGTTCTGCTGAAAGTCTGGTCATTGGCCTGTAAGTTTGTAGCCAAGTATTTTGCAATTTTTATTGGTAACAAGTAATGTACATGAAAGTAATGGTGCTTTTCCCCTCAGAGGAACTCCTAGCCAGAGGTTGTCTGGCAATCTTGCTCCAAGCATTGGCAACTTAACAAATCTCCAGATTGTGTAAGCAATCTTGCTCCAGCCCCCAAGCATTTTACAACTCAACATTTCTTGTAAGTTTGTAAAATTTGTGTTTACTTAGTTTGGTAGATGATTTCTTACAGGCTATTTCAGAACAATAATATATCAGGACAAATTCCTGTAGAGATGGGATGGCTCTGGAAGCTACAGACACTTGATCTTTCTGATAATAATTTCTATGGTGGAATTCCCTCCTCTCTAGGTCATTTGAAAAGTCTGCAGTACATGTAAGAACAGAATTGAAGAAAATGCCAATATACCATATATATTTCTCTAATGGTTTCTGATAAGTTTCTCAAAACCTCTAGGAGGCTTAACAATAACAGTCTAACAGGCGAAATTCCGGAGTCGTTGGCCAATTTGAGTAGGCTTACTTTAGTGTAATTATCTTCTCTCTTCTTGGTCCTTCCGTTTTTGCCTTTTATACGAAGAAAACATCCCGAGTAATTTGTAACGAATTTAGTATAAATAAATTTCAGAGACTTGTCTTTCAACAACTTGAGTGCCCCTGTTCCCAGAATTTCTTCTAAAGCATTCAAGTAAGCTTTTATGTATGCTATTTTCTCTTTTGGTCTTCCCCTTGAATTCTACAAGACTGAACTAGATTGCTGAGCATCCATCTGGTTTCTTTGTTTCTTGTGATTTTTACAGCATTGTGggaaatacaaatatatgtgcAACTGGGGTGGAGCCTGATTGCAATGGAACAACACTAATTCCGATGTCTATGTCCCTGAATAACACTCAATGTAAGGAATTTGTGATATTGCATTCTTAGTCTCTGTATATCTGATTCTATTTCTATGTATTGGTAAATCTTTTAtactgattttattttttaatatttgcttTGAAGAACTGCTATTATCCTCACTCGTATTGTTTGTGTTTTTGAAGCTGCTCTGCATCCTGGAAGGCCAAAAAGTCACAAACTTGCCATGGTCATTGGTGCAATCATTGTATTAATCTCATTGCTAATCTTTGGATTCGGGCTATATCTGTGGTGGAGGCACAGGCATAACCAGCAGTTATTTTTTGATGTCAAAGGTTTGTTTGAATCAAAAAATCTTGACAGTCTAAAGCATTAAATGTTTTCGACTGAGTATTTGTTGTGCCCCCAATAACTGAAACTCTCATTAAAATCTCAGATGGACATCATGAGGAAATCAGTATTGGAAATATAAAGAAGTTCTCATTCAGGGAACTTCAGATTGCAACGGAGAATTTCAGTAGTAAAAATCTGTTGGGGCAAGGTGGTTTTGGAGATGTCTACAAAGGTTGTCTTCAAGATGGTACTGCTGTGGCTGTCAAGAGGCTTAAAGATGGTAGTACTAGTGGAGGTCAAAAGCAATTCCAAACTGAAATCGAGATGATCAGCTTAGCAGTGCACCGAAATCTGCTCAGGCTCTATGGTTTTTGCATGACTGCCACAGAGAAACTTCTAGTTTACCCCTATATGTCCAATGGAAGTGTTGCTTCACGCCTTAAAGGTATCCGTGGTGAGCATATTGTTAGTTTCTTACACATCTTTTCCCTAGTTATTCATAATGCCAAAGTTTCTGGAGATTTCTTTTGTTTCATGCTTCATTAACAGGAAAACCAGTCCTTGATTGGGGCCTAAGGAAGAGAATTGCACTGGGAGCTGCGAGGGGATTGTTGTACCTTCATGAGCAGTGTGACCCGAAGATAATACACAGAGATGTTAAGGCAGCCAATATATTGCTTGATGAATATTTTGAGGCTGTTGTAGGAGATTTTGGACTGGCAAAGCTTTTGGATCACCAGGATTCACATGTTACTACAGCAGTTAGGGGCACTGTGGGGCACATCGCTCCCGAGTATCTCTCAACTGGCCAGTCCTCTGAGAAAACGGATGTTTTTGGATTCGGGATCCTTCTGCTAGAACTAGTTACAGGACAAAGAGCCTTGGAATTTGGCAAGGCAGCTAATCAGAAAGGTGCAATCTTAGATTGGGTGAGaaaaacattatataaaatCCTACACTTCATTAACTCTTTGGCCTTAAACTTATCAAATTGGTCTATTATATGGTATTCAAATGTAATGCAGGTTAAAAAGGTTCACCAGGGAAAGAAGCTTGATATTTTAGTCGACAAGGATTTAAAATACAAGTATGATGTACTTGAGCTGGAAGAAATTGTTCAAGTGGCTCTTTTGTGCACTCAGTACCTCCCAGCACACAGACCAAAAATGTCTGAAGTCGTACGGATGCTTGAAGGCGATGGACTTGCAGAGAGATGGGAAGCCTCCCAGAAAACTGAACCAGCAAAATATAGATCACATGAACTTTCCTCATCAGAGCGATATTCGGACCTCACAGATGACTCTTCGTTGCTTGTTCAGGCCATAGAACTCTCTGGTCCAAGATAAATCAATTTGCTGATCTTCTAAAAATTGATGTAGTTGCAAAATTTTGATGGAAAAATTATACTAGTTCAGTTAAActaaaagtaaaatatatagaATTGCCACATTCAATCTATTAATGATTTTTTCATGTAGAGTAGCGATGGAAGACCTaactgtaaatatatattttaaggaaTAAAAGTTATTTGAATTCTAGAATTCATTTTCCATACACCGTACTCTATTTACTCTTTTTGAGAGTAGAAAAAGAGTAAATAGAGTAGAAAAAGACTAAAAATGGTCTTAAAATTAGTTTACGGTTGCATCATCCCAGGAACAGACTTCAAGAGTTGGTTActagttttttcttttaaaattttattcagttttGGAAATATCCTTGTATTTGCATTCATTTATTAAAATACGTTTAAGAGAGATATTATTAGACCCAATTTGACACAGAGTGAGAGAGGGGAGAAGACATCACGGATTCAGCCTATCACAGAAATTCAGTTGACTTTGTTTTCTTTCGTCTTTTGTTTAtcccttcttgtaatcacacgTGTTAGTTATCTTGAGATTGTTTTAATACTTGAATCATGaactaatttatataatttatgattagTACGGAATTCTAATATAGAATCATCAACTAATTTATATAACATAGCCACTTAGGATTAGTTCGAAATCCTAGTATAGAATGACGATATCGGTATTCACACGATATTATGAACCCTAGTGTGGAATGACAATATTGTTATTCATtacataatcaaaataaaagatAGTCCTTCACACAATACATATAATATCAGTATCACAAATATTCTCTGATATTTATTCGAAATTGAGGAAGTGTTTATATCATTAGTTTTAAATGATGTTGGACGTTCGATAATGATGAGAatatgaaaaattgaaaatgcgAGTAAGTAAgagtaaaatgatataaaaattcGAGTATGATGAAATGATAATTTATCCTCTCAATAGTCAATGGTCATCTTTGTGTTGTTATTTTTTAGTAAtgttatttcatttttatgctatagatttgaattttatagtataaaattttgtaattaatggaaacaataattttttttctttaatcaaGGTGGACATtagggatggcaatcgggtcggatcgTATCAGATATGGCAATTTCGAAATCCGAATTCGAATTTTTTAACCAAACCCGAACCTGAAAAATACCCGAAATTTGATAT of Daucus carota subsp. sativus chromosome 3, DH1 v3.0, whole genome shotgun sequence contains these proteins:
- the LOC108210476 gene encoding protein NSP-INTERACTING KINASE 1 isoform X4; its protein translation is MEMSSKTEAPFWFLIFLWLSCSADGLLSSKGVNFEVQALMAIKASLVDPHGVLDNWDADAVDPCSWTMITCSAESLVIGLGTPSQRLSGNLAPSIGNLTNLQIVLFQNNNISGQIPVEMGWLWKLQTLDLSDNNFYGGIPSSLGHLKSLQYMRLNNNSLTGEIPESLANLSRLTLVDLSFNNLSAPVPRISSKAFNIVGNTNICATGVEPDCNGTTLIPMSMSLNNTQSALHPGRPKSHKLAMVIGAIIVLISLLIFGFGLYLWWRHRHNQQLFFDVKDGHHEEISIGNIKKFSFRELQIATENFSSKNLLGQGGFGDVYKGCLQDGTAVAVKRLKDGSTSGGQKQFQTEIEMISLAVHRNLLRLYGFCMTATEKLLVYPYMSNGSVASRLKGKPVLDWGLRKRIALGAARGLLYLHEQCDPKIIHRDVKAANILLDEYFEAVVGDFGLAKLLDHQDSHVTTAVRGTVGHIAPEYLSTGQSSEKTDVFGFGILLLELVTGQRALEFGKAANQKGAILDWVKKVHQGKKLDILVDKDLKYKYDVLELEEIVQVALLCTQYLPAHRPKMSEVVRMLEGDGLAERWEASQKTEPAKYRSHELSSSERYSDLTDDSSLLVQAIELSGPR
- the LOC108210476 gene encoding protein NSP-INTERACTING KINASE 1 isoform X1, with the protein product MEMSSKTEAPFWFLIFLWLSCSADGLLSSKGVNFEVQALMAIKASLVDPHGVLDNWDADAVDPCSWTMITCSAESLVIGLGTPSQRLSGNLAPSIGNLTNLQIVLFQNNNISGQIPVEMGWLWKLQTLDLSDNNFYGGIPSSLGHLKSLQYMRLNNNSLTGEIPESLANLSRLTLVDLSFNNLSAPVPRISSKAFNIVGNTNICATGVEPDCNGTTLIPMSMSLNNTQSALHPGRPKSHKLAMVIGAIIVLISLLIFGFGLYLWWRHRHNQQLFFDVKDGHHEEISIGNIKKFSFRELQIATENFSSKNLLGQGGFGDVYKGCLQDGTAVAVKRLKDGSTSGGQKQFQTEIEMISLAVHRNLLRLYGFCMTATEKLLVYPYMSNGSVASRLKGIRGKPVLDWGLRKRIALGAARGLLYLHEQCDPKIIHRDVKAANILLDEYFEAVVGDFGLAKLLDHQDSHVTTAVRGTVGHIAPEYLSTGQSSEKTDVFGFGILLLELVTGQRALEFGKAANQKGAILDWVRKTLYKILHFINSLALNLSNWSIIWYSNVMQVKKVHQGKKLDILVDKDLKYKYDVLELEEIVQVALLCTQYLPAHRPKMSEVVRMLEGDGLAERWEASQKTEPAKYRSHELSSSERYSDLTDDSSLLVQAIELSGPR
- the LOC108210476 gene encoding protein NSP-INTERACTING KINASE 1 isoform X6: MEMSSKTEAPFWFLIFLWLSCSADGLLSSKGVNFEVQALMAIKASLVDPHGVLDNWDADAVDPCSWTMITCSAESLVIGLGTPSQRLSGNLAPSIGNLTNLQIVLFQNNNISGQIPVEMGWLWKLQTLDLSDNNFYGGIPSSLGHLKSLQYMRLNNNSLTGEIPESLANLSRLTLVDLSFNNLSAPVPRISSKAFNIVGNTNICATGVEPDCNGTTLIPMSMSLNNTQSALHPGRPKSHKLAMVIGAIIVLISLLIFGFGLYLWWRHRHNQQLFFDVKDGHHEEISIGNIKKFSFRELQIATENFSSKNLLGQGGFGDVYKGCLQDGTAVAVKRLKDGSTSGGQKQFQTEIEMISLAVHRNLLRLYGFCMTATEKLLVYPYMSNGSVASRLKGIRGKPVLDWGLRKRIALGAARGLLYLHEQCDPKIIHRDVKAANILLDEYFEAVVGDFGLAKLLDHQDSHVTTAVRGTVGHIAPEYLSTGQSSEKTDVFGFGILLLELVTGQRALEFGKAANQKG
- the LOC108210476 gene encoding protein NSP-INTERACTING KINASE 1 isoform X2, whose product is MEMSSKTEAPFWFLIFLWLSCSADGLLSSKGVNFEVQALMAIKASLVDPHGVLDNWDADAVDPCSWTMITCSAESLVIGLGTPSQRLSGNLAPSIGNLTNLQIVLFQNNNISGQIPVEMGWLWKLQTLDLSDNNFYGGIPSSLGHLKSLQYMRLNNNSLTGEIPESLANLSRLTLVDLSFNNLSAPVPRISSKAFNIVGNTNICATGVEPDCNGTTLIPMSMSLNNTQSALHPGRPKSHKLAMVIGAIIVLISLLIFGFGLYLWWRHRHNQQLFFDVKDGHHEEISIGNIKKFSFRELQIATENFSSKNLLGQGGFGDVYKGCLQDGTAVAVKRLKDGSTSGGQKQFQTEIEMISLAVHRNLLRLYGFCMTATEKLLVYPYMSNGSVASRLKGKPVLDWGLRKRIALGAARGLLYLHEQCDPKIIHRDVKAANILLDEYFEAVVGDFGLAKLLDHQDSHVTTAVRGTVGHIAPEYLSTGQSSEKTDVFGFGILLLELVTGQRALEFGKAANQKGAILDWVRKTLYKILHFINSLALNLSNWSIIWYSNVMQVKKVHQGKKLDILVDKDLKYKYDVLELEEIVQVALLCTQYLPAHRPKMSEVVRMLEGDGLAERWEASQKTEPAKYRSHELSSSERYSDLTDDSSLLVQAIELSGPR
- the LOC108210476 gene encoding protein NSP-INTERACTING KINASE 1 isoform X3, with the protein product MEMSSKTEAPFWFLIFLWLSCSADGLLSSKGVNFEVQALMAIKASLVDPHGVLDNWDADAVDPCSWTMITCSAESLVIGLGTPSQRLSGNLAPSIGNLTNLQIVLFQNNNISGQIPVEMGWLWKLQTLDLSDNNFYGGIPSSLGHLKSLQYMRLNNNSLTGEIPESLANLSRLTLVDLSFNNLSAPVPRISSKAFNIVGNTNICATGVEPDCNGTTLIPMSMSLNNTQSALHPGRPKSHKLAMVIGAIIVLISLLIFGFGLYLWWRHRHNQQLFFDVKDGHHEEISIGNIKKFSFRELQIATENFSSKNLLGQGGFGDVYKGCLQDGTAVAVKRLKDGSTSGGQKQFQTEIEMISLAVHRNLLRLYGFCMTATEKLLVYPYMSNGSVASRLKGIRGKPVLDWGLRKRIALGAARGLLYLHEQCDPKIIHRDVKAANILLDEYFEAVVGDFGLAKLLDHQDSHVTTAVRGTVGHIAPEYLSTGQSSEKTDVFGFGILLLELVTGQRALEFGKAANQKGAILDWVKKVHQGKKLDILVDKDLKYKYDVLELEEIVQVALLCTQYLPAHRPKMSEVVRMLEGDGLAERWEASQKTEPAKYRSHELSSSERYSDLTDDSSLLVQAIELSGPR
- the LOC108210476 gene encoding protein NSP-INTERACTING KINASE 1 isoform X7, whose protein sequence is MGWLWKLQTLDLSDNNFYGGIPSSLGHLKSLQYMRLNNNSLTGEIPESLANLSRLTLVDLSFNNLSAPVPRISSKAFNIVGNTNICATGVEPDCNGTTLIPMSMSLNNTQSALHPGRPKSHKLAMVIGAIIVLISLLIFGFGLYLWWRHRHNQQLFFDVKDGHHEEISIGNIKKFSFRELQIATENFSSKNLLGQGGFGDVYKGCLQDGTAVAVKRLKDGSTSGGQKQFQTEIEMISLAVHRNLLRLYGFCMTATEKLLVYPYMSNGSVASRLKGKPVLDWGLRKRIALGAARGLLYLHEQCDPKIIHRDVKAANILLDEYFEAVVGDFGLAKLLDHQDSHVTTAVRGTVGHIAPEYLSTGQSSEKTDVFGFGILLLELVTGQRALEFGKAANQKGAILDWVKKVHQGKKLDILVDKDLKYKYDVLELEEIVQVALLCTQYLPAHRPKMSEVVRMLEGDGLAERWEASQKTEPAKYRSHELSSSERYSDLTDDSSLLVQAIELSGPR
- the LOC108210476 gene encoding protein NSP-INTERACTING KINASE 1 isoform X5, translating into MGWLWKLQTLDLSDNNFYGGIPSSLGHLKSLQYMRLNNNSLTGEIPESLANLSRLTLVDLSFNNLSAPVPRISSKAFNIVGNTNICATGVEPDCNGTTLIPMSMSLNNTQSALHPGRPKSHKLAMVIGAIIVLISLLIFGFGLYLWWRHRHNQQLFFDVKDGHHEEISIGNIKKFSFRELQIATENFSSKNLLGQGGFGDVYKGCLQDGTAVAVKRLKDGSTSGGQKQFQTEIEMISLAVHRNLLRLYGFCMTATEKLLVYPYMSNGSVASRLKGIRGKPVLDWGLRKRIALGAARGLLYLHEQCDPKIIHRDVKAANILLDEYFEAVVGDFGLAKLLDHQDSHVTTAVRGTVGHIAPEYLSTGQSSEKTDVFGFGILLLELVTGQRALEFGKAANQKGAILDWVRKTLYKILHFINSLALNLSNWSIIWYSNVMQVKKVHQGKKLDILVDKDLKYKYDVLELEEIVQVALLCTQYLPAHRPKMSEVVRMLEGDGLAERWEASQKTEPAKYRSHELSSSERYSDLTDDSSLLVQAIELSGPR